In Natronococcus occultus SP4, the following proteins share a genomic window:
- a CDS encoding HEAT repeat domain-containing protein, whose translation MDRDGGPAVEQQQRSEAVDLPLVLSQLDATDPETRRDAVRRVRDGVDEEPCTYMPTVPKLRELLSDPGFELREAVAYSLAELAAEAPSDVAPSADAIVAAAADDQESPTAGELLRCLAAVTEERPTAVVEHVPAIVDLTEARDGDVHGIRTMAHVARARPDALEPALSLLTETVAPEPDDGAVAALSVLGRLGRSTAELSSLVFLDHAVELADREDAELRRNAVGCLADVAHRHPERVEPACPRLRSALESGDPETRANAAVTFGRVAAVEPSVVEPVRSQLLALLEDDHRYVRASACTALGHGDVTEARERLSTLATGDPEPTVRDRAAWACGELS comes from the coding sequence ATGGACCGGGATGGGGGACCCGCCGTCGAGCAGCAGCAGCGATCTGAGGCAGTAGATCTGCCGCTGGTGTTGAGCCAGCTCGACGCGACGGATCCGGAGACCAGACGGGACGCCGTTCGCCGAGTTCGGGACGGCGTCGACGAGGAGCCGTGTACGTACATGCCGACGGTGCCGAAGCTCCGGGAGCTGCTTTCCGACCCCGGGTTCGAGCTGCGGGAGGCGGTCGCGTACTCCCTGGCGGAGCTCGCCGCCGAGGCACCCTCCGACGTCGCGCCCTCGGCCGACGCGATCGTCGCGGCCGCAGCCGACGACCAGGAGTCGCCGACTGCGGGAGAACTGCTGCGATGCCTTGCGGCGGTAACCGAGGAACGGCCGACCGCCGTCGTCGAGCACGTGCCCGCGATCGTTGACCTCACCGAGGCCCGAGACGGCGACGTCCACGGGATCCGAACGATGGCCCACGTCGCCAGGGCTCGCCCGGACGCCCTCGAGCCCGCGCTTTCGCTGTTGACCGAGACGGTGGCCCCCGAACCCGACGACGGCGCCGTCGCCGCGCTGTCCGTCCTGGGACGGCTCGGCCGTTCGACGGCGGAGCTGTCCTCGCTTGTGTTCCTCGACCACGCCGTCGAGCTCGCCGACCGCGAGGACGCAGAGCTCCGGCGCAACGCCGTCGGCTGCCTGGCCGACGTGGCCCACCGCCACCCGGAGCGGGTCGAACCGGCGTGTCCGCGGCTCCGGTCGGCCCTCGAGAGCGGTGACCCTGAGACCCGCGCGAACGCCGCGGTGACGTTCGGCCGCGTCGCCGCGGTCGAGCCGTCGGTCGTCGAGCCGGTGCGCTCGCAGCTGCTCGCGTTGCTCGAGGACGACCACCGCTACGTTCGCGCCAGTGCCTGCACCGCACTCGGCCACGGGGACGTCACCGAGGCCCGCGAGCGACTCTCGACGCTCGCGACCGGGGATCCAGAGCCGACCGTCCGTGACCGGGCGGCGTGGGCCTGTGGCGAACTCTCCTAG